One window of Bactrocera tryoni isolate S06 chromosome 2, CSIRO_BtryS06_freeze2, whole genome shotgun sequence genomic DNA carries:
- the LOC120769509 gene encoding phosphatidylinositol 3-kinase regulatory subunit gamma, with the protein MFPSPLHYSTMRPQAPSAGQQQYDHNAEELSKAEWYWGGISREEVKNILSGEPDGSFLVRDALNKNGEYTLTLIKDGTEKLIKICHLNGKYGFTDCKFDSVVELINYYRVNSLKLYNKMLDITLSNPIVKPAEEDDDSDLRFLADKFLGLHHTLNKQQHLLDQKMKVFKNVEAELNEKKQDQEVFLKAEKMFKNQIKLLESYICTAIQPQVGTAGVITNANGGASGGNNNYASRQQDQEKLQANATLLKIKLQSLCAEMGKLNRYVEDKKEEYKRLERQINAAKPELQELSLEKERTTERLMEAGIKEEDIVLLTEMGFDAWQRRYESRTNLPHNNDSLWFLRDCLRQEAEELLNGAPTGTFLIRARSAGHYALSIACKNVVNHCIIYETESGFGFAAPYNIYDSLKKLVEHYAGNSLEEHNDTLTTTLRIPVKHWHANKDSLTKQLEEELELEQLQIEEQQQQQQVAQLQQQPLQQLSTSAIPVPSSDTLDVSTPPSSLNSLLSSYPGGSGSGNPNLPQP; encoded by the exons A TGTTTCCTTCTCCGTTGCATTATTCGACTATGCGACCGCAAGCACCTAGTGCAGGTCAGCAACAGTATGACCATAATGCTGAAGAGCTTAGTAAAGCCGAATGGTACTGGGGCGGAATTTCCCGAGAggaagtgaaaaatattttatctggGGAGCCAGATGGCAGTTTTCTGGTGCGTGATGCCTTAAACAAAAATGGAGAATATACTCTAACTTTAATAAAAGATGGAACAGagaagttaataaaaatttgtcattTAAATGGAAAGTATGGTTTCACAGACTGCAAGTTTGATTCAGTAGTGGAGTTGATCAACTACTATAGGGTAAATTCCTTAAAGCTTTACAACAAAATGCTTGACATTACGTTGAGCAATCCAATTGTGAAACCAGCAGAAGAAGACGATGACAGTGATTTGCGATTTCTTGCCGATAAATTTCTTGGTTTGCACCACACACTAAATAAGCAGCAACACCTATTAGATCAGAAAATGAAAGTATTTAAGAACGTGGAAGCTGAATTAAATGAGAAAAAGCAGGACCAAGAAGTTTTTTTGAAAgccgaaaaaatgtttaaaaatcaaataaaattgttagaatcatatatatgtacggcAATACAGCCGCAGGTCGGCACAGCTGGGGTAATAACGAACGCAAACGGTGGTGCAAGTGGAGGAAATAACAACTATGCAAGTCGTCAACAGGATCAAGAAAAATTACAGGCAAATGCCACATTACTAAAAATTAAGCTTCAATCATTATGTGCAGAAATGGGAAAATTAAACCGGTATGTAGAAGACAAGAAGGAGGAATATAAAAGGCTGGAACGTCAAATCAACGCCGCGAAACCTGAGCTGCAGGAGCTAAGTCTGGAAAAAGAAAGGACTACAGA GCGCCTAATGGAAGCTGGTATTAAGGAGGAGGATATTGTCTTACTCACAGAAATGGGTTTCGATGCCTGGCAAAGAAGATACGAAAGTCGAACGAATTTACCGCATAATAATGATTCATTATGGTTCCTTCGCGACTGTTTGCGCCAAGAGGCCGAAGAGTTGTTGAATGGTGCCCCTACTGGCACATTCCTTATAAGGGCTCGTTCCGCTGGACATTATGCTCTTTCCATTGCTTGTAAGAACGTCGTAAACCATTGTATTATCTATGAAACGGAAAGTGGATTTGGTTTTGCAGCTCCTTATAATATATATGATTCTCTAAAAAAATTGGTGGAACACTATGCAGGCAATTCACTCGAAGAGCATAATGACACGCTGACCACCACGCTGCGTATTCCTGTCAAACATTGGCATGCCAATAAGGATTCGCTTACGAAGCAATTGGAAGAAGAACTGGAATTGGAACAGCTCCAAattgaagaacaacaacagcaacaacaagtagcgcagctgcaacaacaaccattGCAACAGCTGTCAACATCCGCAATTCCAGTACCCTCTAGTGACACATTGGATGTATCAACACCACCCTCTTCCTTAAACTCTCTATTATCGTCTTATCCCGGGGGAAGTGGCAGTGGTAATCCAAATTTGCCACAACCGtag